The Bubalus bubalis isolate 160015118507 breed Murrah chromosome 2, NDDB_SH_1, whole genome shotgun sequence genome includes the window CTCAGCGGCTGGCCTTGTGTTTGTTAACATTTGTGTTGGATTCCTGAACCTGCAAACCAAGAGGTCTTCTTGTCAATCCACCACCCCTGACACGGCAGACGCCCCCTTACTTCCCTCCTTCAGCTCAACAGTGGCgcatccaggcttcccagggcaGTCCTTCCCGTCTAACTCTTAGTCTCCTCTCTGACTGTGGCGCTCTCCTCTCAGGCCACAGACACCCACAAGGCTCCCAGGTCAGATGGGAtgggaagcagagaaggaaacGAAATGTGTGGGAATGTGCTTTgttctatggggcttcccaggtggctccggggcaaagaacccgcctgccaatgcaggagacatgggttcgatccctggttcaggaagatcccctggaggcgggcatggcctTTTTCTCCCTAGAATTTTCCTCCCTCAGGAGGCTGCTCCTCTTACATACCTGACAAGACCTGGGGGGTCCTATGCCCCCCTGGTGGACCTAAGCATTTGCCACTAAGCAGGAACTGAGCTGCTCAAGTCCCCTTAAGAGGAAGCTTGAGGGTGCTGAAGACCAAGATGGCTCAGTGTGTGGAGCCCTACAGGAGGGGCAGGGCCTCCCAGAAAAGCTGGAATCTAACCAGATGGGCGGTGACTGCTGGGGTGCCTGGGAGTCTAGGGGGGCGGTCCAGACCTTGAAAGAGTCAGAAACCTTGACTAAGGGGGTGgtggctgggctgggtgaagtgGTGGGGTGAGCACTGATTGGGTAGGAAAGGGAAGCTGAGAAGCTGCACCTTTTCCCTGTTGACGAGCGCGGTGATCAAGTCTTGCTCGCGAGTCATCTCACGGATGTCCACGGAGGACCTGCTCTCCAAGGACATGTTCCATGACAAGTTCCTCtgcatcagctcctcctcctgctcctggtTGAAGCGGATGGAGCGGACCTCGTCCACTATCCTGAAGGTGGAAGGGTGAGTGCATTCcgagggagggggttgggggccgGCCCTTCCATCTCTTCCCTGAGGTCCAGCCCCCTGCGCCCTCCCCGCCTTGACTCTGATAGAGACCCAGGCCAAGGCTCAAGGCCCTTTGAGATTATGAGGAGGTATATATCCTGCACAGACAGTCTGGGAGGagcctgggcaagtcacttaaccgcTCTGGGTCCCAGGGTCCCCATTATCAATCAGGGCATGAGGCCAGAAGAATCTGAGGGTCCACTGAGCCCTGACTCATGAGACTCGGGGGTTACCCCCTGTACCCGCCCTACATGTTGAGCTCATCACGGATCTCCTTGTATTCCATCAGGTTCTCCTGTATTGCCTCGAGCACCAGGCAAAAGTTGTCGCATGTTCTTTCCGAGAGGTTTGTCAAGGGGCCCCCCATAAATGGCTCTTGGGGGACGCCAGACATCTCCGAACGGGCGACTGCACAGTGCACCAGCGGCAGTTTGTTATTCCCATTTCCCTTCTTGTCGTCTACCTGGGGAAGGGACAATGGAGAGGGACGGGTAGCTTAGCCGGtaccccctcccctggccccttCCTGCCCGATTTGAGGGGAGACGAGTCTCAGGACGCCAGGGTTCTCACGCCCCTCATTTCAGCTCCCTCCTTTACTGTGGGAGCTCAACTTGAAATGCAGAAGTCTGTCCCTCATCTCTGAAAATTCTCGCCCCTTTTCACAACTTAGTGCTTCCCCCATCATTTCCCTCCTGATAAATCCTACCCAGCAAACTTCTGAAACCCTAACTACTctcaggccacagtccacagccCTCAGCACTTTACACAATACTCCCCACCTTTCGGAAGCTCTACCCCCGGATGAGTAATTCTATAGCAAATGCTCATCAAGTTCTTAATATGTGTCAAGTACTGTTCATTGACCCATGAAATTCTCATAATAGCCCTATGAAGTAAACAGAATTATGATCacttccattttatagaagaagaaattGAGGTTTAGATTGGTTTAAATGCCCTAAGGTCACCCAGCTGCTCACTTTCAAGTTGTCACATAGCAAGATATCAAGGAACTCCACACCCCTCAGAAGCCCCAGTTGGTGAGTCGGCACGCACAGCGGGGATTGCTGCCTTCAGGCCTCAGGCTTGGCTTTCTTTAGGCCCTCGAgtgtgtgagcacacacacacacacacacactcaagttAGCACTCATATACACGCTCCCCTTCCCCCCCGCCCTCCCTATCTCACTCACCTCTCTGAAGGCTATTTGATGCTGTTGCCCCTGTTCTGCCTTCATCATTTGCTCCAGATTGGTGGTCACCACGACGACCAACAGGTTGATGCCAATGAAGGCACCGATGGTGATGAAGATGGCAAAGTAGATGGCGCCCCCAATCTCCACTCCGTACTCCCCTGTCTCCATCCTGGAGATGGCAGTCAGGGGCCCTATCACCTCCCTGGCCCTttgggcctgtttcctcatctacgaGATGGAGAAATTATCTCAAAGCCTACTGGGACTTCTGCTGCCTCACTGCTGCTGTGCAGACCTAAGGCCTGACTCCTGATTGGCCCCACAGCTGCTCTTGAATGAGCACCCGCTGTACTGCCAGACAGTGGGCTGCCCTCAAGCCAGCCCTGCAAGGTGAGGATTCATACACCAGCATTATCAAATTTAATCTATTGGTTGTACTTTTATCATGTCATTCTTATTATAACTCAGGTTTGTTGTAGAAAAATCAGAGGgaaaatatataggaaaaaaaaatcccaccacTGTTAATATCTATTGCAAACCTCccataaaatattttcccaaataatAGCTTTCGCTCTCTTgctatacatgtatgtatgtgtgtgcacacaatgTCAGTCTCTACTAATCCTCAGAGCAACCCATGACATGGTTAAATGTCGTATTATGATCTCCAGTTGAcacatgaggaaacaggctcagaaggTTGCATGGCTAGTACAGTGGAGCAAAGACTCAAAAGGCCAGGTCACCTTTATTGCACATTCCATGACTTGTCCACTGCCTATAATGTAATGGGTAATGAGAGTAGAAGCCCCTTTACCAACTGGGCTTCTATTCTCACACgaggaagataaaaataaatcagtcaGTGGGACCCAGCCCCTGAAATGGCCTGGAAATAAGTAGGATTTGGGCTAAATGGAAAGAGGCAAAGAACAGAACCCAGGCAGCCCTCTGTGGCCAAACACGACCTTGGACAGTGGgtctcaaaatgaataaaatgagacCTTACGTTCCCAGGAGTCAAGGCATTCTGGTGGGCTCCAGTGTGGACTGGGAGCTGCCTTGGGACCCTAGGTACAACCACAGACCTGCTGCCTGGCCCAAGGCTAAGCTGCCCAACTGCTGAGCATGAAgggagactgcagtccatgaacaAGACTGCGGCAGGACTTTGAATCCACGGAGTTTCATAGGGACAAGGCTTCAAGTAGATTACAAAGCTAGAGGCCCCAGCCCCAAGAACTTTTCCTCAGTTCAAAGCCCCAGGCACGCCACACCCACCTCCTGCCACCCTCACCCCAAGTCCTGGACCCCCACTCCCACCTGAgaccccttctccctccccaggtGGTTTTTTTTGCCCCAGATGCCCCAGGCCCTCCCCGCCTAGCTCAGCTGGACTGGGGGCCCGGAATCCCCACGGGCACTCACTGAAAGTCCCTGTAGATGTCCACCCAGCCATCCTGGGTGATGCAGATGAAGAGGGTATACAGGGCAACCTGCATGTTCTGGAAATGCATGGGCACGAACACACCAAAGAGAGTGACCCCAAACACGGAGAACACCTGCCGGAGAGATGGGAGACCCACCTTGGACTTCACCCACGGGCCTGGGACACAGGACATGCAAAGGAGCTGCCAGGGGAATCACAGGGAGGAGGGCCTCCCCTCATCTCATCTCCAAAGCCTCCTCCTCTCCGCTCCAGACACCTCGTATCCCCAGTGACCCAGGGGCCTGTTCAGGAAAGGGGGgcggctgggggcaggggagggcactGACCAGCATGAGGAAGAGGATGAGGACCATGATGTTGGCCATGTCGGGCACCGACTGCAGGATGACGCGAATGATCCGGGCCAGGGGCTCCACCGCCATGCACACATGCAGCAGACGCAGTGCCCTGCGGCAGAGCCTCTCAGGGTGCCCCTTGGCCCTTCCCAGACCCCTCCTCCTCACCATCGCCCCACCTGCCCAGAAAGGCAGAGCTGATGCCCACCTGCAAcaaccccctcccctctctcccggGATCCAGACGGGTCCCTTCTTCACTCTGAGTCCCCCAGCTTACCTGAGGGTGTAGGTGATAGCCACGACACTGAGTTCATTAACGAAAAACCCCAGGAGCAAGATAAAGATGATAAGGAAGTTGAGGATGTTCCAGCCGTCCTGGGGGGGGTGGGCCAGCCCCAGCAGGGTCTGTCAGGCCCAGCCCACGGGTTCATCCTGGGtctgccctccccacaccctcaggATGGGGGTATCCCCGTGCTCTCAGAACAGGGCCAGTCACGTGCCACCCACTGCGGTCCTGCTGTCGCCCCCCAAACACGCCACGAAACACCCACGCACTCGCCGTCTCATACACGTGTCCAGGGCCAAGTGCGGTGTCTGAACACACAGTCGAGTCCCTCATATACGCCAGTTCCTAAGCTGAGCGCCCGCCTTGGCCAGTGTGCCGCTGACAAAGGCCTTGCCCTGCAGTTAGGTGACCTGAGAGCGTTTGGATGCTCCAGCTTTGTGGGACACACACTACAGTTAATAAAACGAAAATAAACGAAAACACTAAGGAACAGGGCTTCAATAGCCACTTCAGAGGTGAACTAACTCTCACTGTAGAAGAAAGGCAGTTTGCAAGCCCCACGTCCAACACGGCACAAACTCCTTTAGAGTACGGACGGAGGAAGGAAGCTCACGTGTATGACAAATTCAAGCACCACCGCTACAGGGGGAATTTTCTCTAATAAACAGTCTGCATTTTCCTTTGACCAGTGATCCCACTTCTAGAAATCCATCCCACACAAACTCTGGTACAACTACAAAATGACATTTGTAGAAGGCTGAAAATAACTAGAGTGTCCAGCAATTATAATAGAACACTGGCCGGCTAAACCACACGTTCATTCAATGGAGTACAGAACAACGGGAGAGGTCTCCATGTACTGACACAGAAAGGCCCATTAAATGACAAAAGTAAAGTGTACAGCAGCATTTACACTATGCTACTGCACAGAAAGGGAGGactaaaaatatacacatatttgctTATGATTGCAAAATAAACACTAGGAGGATAAACAAGAGATTATAAATAACAAAGATTATCTgaagagggtgggggaaggggacagGGATGAAGGGACAGAGTAGAAACAAGAATTTTGTATGCTCCTTTCAGTACAGTTTTGACCAATATGTAGCTgcattaaatattcaaaaagaaaataactttttttttcctttttgaaaaaatattatttggctGCAACAGGTCTTcgttccagcatgtgggatctagtttcctgaccagggattgaacctgggtttcctgcattgggagcatggagtcttagccactggaccaccagggaagttccaaaaagaaaactactttattttgaaaaaattactttAATGGGAAAAAAGTTCTTAAATTTATTGGGCAGTCCAATAAACACAAGACTTCCTGGTATGTCACATTCAGAGTGTTGGTGCCTAAACATACACCAGGAGACACAAGGCTCCCTGTCTACAGATCCATCCCTGTATCCATTCAGTATTAAGCTCCTACTCTATGCCACACCTCAAATCAGATCCTGAAGATACAGGATTTCTGCTCTACTGAGCTCATAGGCTATTTTGAGGGAAGTGGACAGACAGTAAATTTTAACTCCTGGTGAGAGACtccaggagttaatgatggacagggaggcctggcgtgctgtagttcatggggtcacaaagag containing:
- the CATSPER4 gene encoding cation channel sperm-associated protein 4, translated to MADNQRSWWQQWTDTTYIKPLNRLRAAQEPYRRPEEQVLINRRDITSRKDAWDMQEFITRMYVKQLLRHPASKALLAMLLVVNAITIALRTNSMLGQKHYELFSTIDDIVLTTLICELLLGWLNGFWIFWKDGWNILNFLIIFILLLGFFVNELSVVAITYTLRALRLLHVCMAVEPLARIIRVILQSVPDMANIMVLILFLMLVFSVFGVTLFGVFVPMHFQNMQVALYTLFICITQDGWVDIYRDFQMETGEYGVEIGGAIYFAIFITIGAFIGINLLVVVVTTNLEQMMKAEQGQQHQIAFREVDDKKGNGNNKLPLVHCAVARSEMSGVPQEPFMGGPLTNLSERTCDNFCLVLEAIQENLMEYKEIRDELNMIVDEVRSIRFNQEQEEELMQRNLSWNMSLESRSSVDIREMTREQDLITALVNREKVQESNTNVNKHKASR